The nucleotide window TTTAGGCTCTAGCCTAACCGCAGTTTCGCTGATCAGATTGTGCGTATCCCCCGCGAGTAGATAATAAGACATTGACTCGATATCTTCTCTCGTCATCAGGCTTAAGCTGTTTTTAATCACATCAGCCATACCCGCAAAGGCACTGCCTTTGTCAGAATGCCCGGTGTGTAAAAAGTCCGTCAGTGAAGTAAGGTCCCAGCCGTCGATGAACAATTCATCTGCGGTGATATCAGGCGCGTGCCAGCCATCAATGAGGTTTCCTTGGAAAATCCGCTTGTTATCCAAAGCTTGAGCAATATTTCGTGGTGTGTGGCACTCAGAGCAATGCCCAAGCCCAGCCACCCAATACTTACCGCGCTGCCATTTGTCGACGTCCTCTACTATACCTTGAAGCTCAGCAGGTAGTTCGTAATCCATTGGCTTGCGGTCAGCAAACACAATGTCCCATGCCAGCAACCCCAAACGAATATTGGATGGGAACATCATCTGGTTGGCGTCATTGCGTCGCGGTACCGCCGCGATGGACTGCATGTACGCCCACATATCTTGTAAATCTTGCTCGGTAACATGCTGATAGGAAGTGAAGGGCATGGCTGGATAGAGATAGCCATGTCTGCCTTTGCCATCCACCAACGCGGCTCTAAAATCCTCGTAATCATAGCTACCGATGCCCTCGGTAACATGAGGCGTGATGTTAGTAGAGAAAATGGTTCCGAACGGAGTCACAAATGGCAAGCCGCCAGCAAATGGCTCTCCGCCTTCAGCGCTGTGACAAGCGACACAGTCCCCCGCGTGCGCTAGGTATTCACCGCGTTGTACCGCTTGCTCATCCAGCGCAGCAAGTCGATCATCATTTTGGACCCGAGCGGCAGTGATGTACGCGCCAATCGCCAAGATCTCATTTTGGGAGAGCTGCTCTCCAAACGCTGGCATCACATTGTTGAGCCCCCTACGAATGGTGTGCTGGATTTCATCAATACTCCCGCCATGGAGCCAAATATTATCCGAAAGATCCGGTACGCCCGTTTCGGTGTTCACCAAACGGCCATCCCCATGACACGATGAACAGGTCTCTACAAATAACGCTTTCCCAAGCTCTACTTTGACATCCGGTACATCAGTATGCCTTTGATTCAATGACGCGAGGTAGTATGAGATCTTCGAGATTTCATCTGGCCGCAACACGTCGACCCACCCAGGCATAGCCCCGTTACGCCCTAATTCAATGGAGTGAATAATCGCCTCATCCGATCCACCGTATAGCCATTCGTTATCGATAAGGTTTGGGAAATGTTTCGCCCCTTGAGCGTTGTCGCGATGGCAGGCGGCGCAGTGCGTTTGGAACAACATTCGTCCAGACGAGACTATTTCTTTATTGCCTGCCAGCGCAATAAGGGATTGATCTTGTGCCTGTTGCAACTGCGCATCGAGTGTCGTGGTCGGCGCACTGAGTTTGTCATCGGCTTGATCGTAATTGAGCAACCCTGCCCAGCCACTGAGGCCCGGATACAAAATCAGATAACCGATTGAGATAACAAACGCGGCAAAGTAAGCGACAAACAAAATCGTCGGCGGCGGTGCGTCTTTTTCTTCTATACCATCAAAGGTATCTAGCACTGCATCCTTATCGGCCTGATGGTTAGTGCGCCAGTATTTGATGATCACAGCCACCATTAATACAAAGAAAACAACGGTGCCTATGGCGGCCCATAGAGTCCAGAAACTACTCATTGCACGTTCTCCTCAGCCGTATCCACACCAAGACTTTGCAAATAGCGGATCAGCGCTTCACCTTTCGTTTTGCCTCTTACTTCGAGTCTGGCATTCGCAATCTGGTCATCAGAATAAGGTACACCAAGCGTTCGCAGCGTCTGCATTTTTCCAGCAATCGAATCTCCAGACAGGACTTGCTCAAACAACCAAGGATAAGCGGGCATAATAGAGGTTGGGACCACGCGGCGGGGGTCAATAAGGTGGATGGTATGCCATTGATCGGAATATTTCCGCCCTAGGTTAGTGAGGTCGGGACCAGTACGCTTCGAGCCCCATAAGTTTGGAAACTCATAGATATCATCGGATTCTTGGTTGGCTCGACCATTTCGTTTTACTTCAGGTTCAAGCGGGCGAACCATCTGCGTATGACATACATGGCAACCTTCGCTAATGTAGATATCTCTGCCGGCCACTTCGATTGCCGTCAAAGGTTTAGCTCGGCTTTGCTGCGCCAGCTCAGGGGTACGCAGTAAGTTTGGCAGTACCCACACCAAGATGGAAAAAGACGCCACCACCGCGGTCGACACAATCAATATCACTAGAGACTTCGTAAAATCAGCATTCATGCTACGCCCCCCTCACGACTTACTCGACGGGTGAGCGGCATACGCACAGTCTGGTAGAGATTGACCGCCATCAGCAATAAACCCACGACAAACAACGCCCCTCCGAAGAATCGCAAGAATAACCAAGGTGCTTTAAAGTTCATGGCTTCCACAAAGCTGTACTGCAACTCGCCGTTGTCACCCTGTGCTAACCACATGACGCCTTCACCAATCCCAGCAACCCACAATGCAATGGCATACAAAGCGACGCCCGCGTGCGCAAGCCAGAAGTGCCACTTCAGTAATCGTGGCGACCACAGCTCGCCTCTTCCCCACAACTTTGGAATAAAGTAATAAAACACAGCGATACCGGACATGCCGACCCAGCCCAAAGCGCCAGAGTGGACATGACCAATCACCCACTCACTGTTGTGCGCAATCATGTTGAACCAGCGAATCGCAAGCAATGGACCTTCAAAGGTGGCGAGACAGTAGTAGAGAATGGCAGAGAAGAAAAACAGCATAATATAGTCCGTTTTCAGCTTCTGCTTGTTTTGCAATAGGGTCATGGCACTGTTGAACGCCCCTGCCCAAGAAGGCAGCCAGAGGATCAGCGACATCACGATACCAATATTTTGTACCCACATCGGAACCGAGCTGTAAATGAGATGGTGAGTCCCTGCCCAGGTATAAAAACCGACAAGCCCCCAAAAGTGAATGATAGAAAGCCTATAAGAGTAAATGGGGCGTTCTGCGACTTTCGGTATGAAGTAGTAGTTCATACCAATCACCCCTGCGGTGAGCAAAAAGCCTACAGCATTATGGCCCCACCACCACTGAACGATGGCGTCTTGTGCTCCCGCATACACAGAGTAGGACTTCATCAAGGAGGCGGGCATGGCCAGATTATTAATAACAAAAATCATCGCTATCACGATGATAAAGGCGGCAAAGAACCAGTTCGCCACAAAAATGTGCGCGACTTTGCGCTTCGCTATCGTGCCAAAAAACAGCACGCCATACAGGACCCAAACCAACACGATTAATATGTCGATCGGCCACTCCAATTCGGCGTACTCTTTCGATGTCGTGTAACCAAGTGGCAGGGAAATTAAGGCCAGCAACAGAACCAATTGCCAACCCCAAAACACCATCCATGACAGGCTTTTGTTGAACAAGGCGCACTGGCAGGTGCGCTGCACTATGTATAAAGAAGTCCCCATGAGTATGTTAACCACAAACCCGTATATCACCCCTGATGTGTGGAGTGGCCGCAATCGTCCAAACTGGAAATACTGGGAATCAAAATTAAGTACAGGCCAATAAAGCTGTGCCGCTAGAATGACGCCAATCACCATGCCGGCAATGGCCCAAATCAGCGACGCTAGTATGAAGTATCTGACGACTTTTGTGTCGTAATGGTTCGCCGTGATGTCCATGATGGCTCCCTCACTGCTTGTTGGCATCAGAGCCTAGTTTGGAATAGTAATAGGCGATATCCGCGATATCTTGATCGCTGAGCGCATCGGCTTGCTGCTGCATTAACACCGCCAACCCTCCACTGCGCTCTCTGGTTTGATAACTGCGAAGGGCCGTCATTAGATAACCCATCTTTTGACCTTGCAAGTTTGGGTAGGACTCGATGCTAGAGATGCCATTGTCACCATGACAGGTGGCGCAGATTTTGGCTTTTTCCATACCGATTTGAAATCGTTCATCGGCATGTGTAGTGATGGAAAAGAAGAGAGTTCCAGTAACGAGGACCAGACTAACTCGGGAGGTAAATTTACCCATGATGCGCTTCCTTGTTTTGCGAAAGTCAGGACTGCATGCTTACTGACGTAACGTTTACCGTACTAGATAAAAGTGACTTGATTACAAAGCATAGTTATTGCCCAAGTCGTCAGTCAAAAATCAAAGGCGAGAAAATGTGGACGAAAGTGTTGAGATAAGATAACGCCTTTGCCCTGACTCATGTAGTTACGAGTCAACCGTAACAATAGTGCAAACAAAGGCATCATTCATTGGAGGTGAGCGCTAGCTAGCTATGCTTTTTGGCTCAGTGAGGTTCAACTAGAGACATGTCGAGTGAGTGAAACGCAAAGCAAAATCGCTTGCTGTCAAAGGCTTAGCAAAAGCAAAACCTTGACCAAATTGACAGCCATGCAGAGTAAGAAAGTCTACTTGCTGCTCGGTCTCAATCCCCTCGGCGACCACCCGCAAGTCCAGTGCTTTACCCATAGCGATAATCGCCAATACCAGCGCATTGCTATCACTTTGCTCTGGTACATCGTTTACAAATGAGCGATCAATTTTAAGTTTATTGATCGGCAATCCTTTCAGATAAGAGAGAGAAGAGTACCCAGTACCAAAGTCATCGAGTGAAACATCAACCCCAAGCTCACGTAATTGATTCAGCGTGTTAATTGCATGCTTTTGGTTATGAAGCAGAAAGCTCTCTGTTATTTCAATCTCAAGCTGCTGCAAAGGAAAACCGGTTTGCTGGGTGATATCGGCCAACTGCGCTACAAACTCCGCTCTTTGTAATTGCAGCGCCGACACATTAACCGCCAATTTGCCAAACTCAATCCCCTGATCTAACCACTGTTTACCTTGCTGACATGCGGCCTTCAATACCCAATGACCAATACGTTGAATTAGCCCTGTTTTCTCAGCGATAGGAATAAACAAGCTTGGCGGTATAAAGCCCAATTCTGGATGTTCCCAGCGCAGTAACGCCTCAACCCCTACCAGCGCGTTATCCTCTAATCGATATTGTGGCTGATAGGCCAATGACAGTTGCTCTTTATCGACGGCATCATGGAGAGCAGACTGAATACGAACATGCTGTACCGAGCGGTCTGTTAGGTGGGGAGAGTAAAACGCATAGCCGCTCCGACCGTTCTTTTTAGCAAGGTACATTGCCGTATCCGCATTTTTTAGTAACGTTTCGCTGTCACTGCCGTCATGTGGGAAACGAGCGACACCGATACTGCCAGACACGCGTAAGTGCTCATCGTGCTCAAACTTAAAAGGCGTATTAAATACGCCTAATGTCTGGTCGATAATATCCAATAATGCCGCTTCACCGCTGTAGTCACTTAAAATAATGACGAACTCATCGCCTCCAATTCGACCTATGTTCGCGTTGCCCGCTTGGATCGCCAGCAACCGCTCTGCTACTTGGGCCAGTAACTTGTCTCCAAATAAGTGTCCCTTACTGTCATTGATGTGCTTAAAGTGGTCAAGATCGAGAAACAGCGTAGCAAAGGGCTTGTTGCCCTTTTCGCCAAGCGCGATACTCTGCTCTAGCAAGTGAGTAAGGTGAACGCGATTTGGTAAGTTGGTCAGGGGATCAAAAAACGCCATACGACGCAGCTTTTCTTCATGAGCTTTGCGAAGCGAGATATCTTCAAAGACACAGATGTAGTGCAGCAACACACCACAGTCATCAGTAATCGCGCTTATAGTGGCTAATTGAGGATAAACACTACCGTTCTTCTTACGGTTAATGAACTCTCCTTTCCACTGTCCATGCGTCTGCAATTGTCGCCAAAGCTCTGCATAGAAGTCCGCATCGTGTTGTCCGGATTGCAAAAAACTTGGGTTGCGCCCAATGACTTCCGCTTCATCGTATCCAGTTACGGAGGTAAACGCGTGGTTTACATCCATAATATTGGCTTTATGATCGGTGATCATCATGCCTTCTTGAAAATTATTGAAGATCTCGGAAGTGAGCGAGAGCCTCGCTTCCATTTGTTTTCTTCGTGTAGCATTGCGGGTCATACCGATAATGCCCACTACCCCACCAGCCTCATCTTTTATCGGTGACTTGACTGTTTCCAACCAAACTTCATTGCCATATTTGTCCAGCGCCGCACACTCTTCCACAGTTTGCTGGCCACCCTTGGCGATGACTTTTTCATCGATGTGTTTGAAGTATTCGGCACGCTCAACACTGAACAATTGTTCATCGGTCTTGCCATAAATATGCGCGCGAGTATGGTGCCAAGCGGCTTCGCTGGCTTCGTTAACAGCAACATAACGTCCATTGGCATCTTTGACCCATATATGATCATCAAGTGCATCAATAAATTGCTGAAGCGTTGGGAGGGTTTTTAAAGACATGATACAGAAACTCAGAACTACTCATTCGTTCGGCTAGGCCAAAGTTCCCTTGACCGAAGTTTCAGCATATCGTACTAAATGCAGATGAGGATTTATACCGAACAGACGTTTGAATGTGAAGATTGTCAGTTACTCAATAGGGGTAAAGTGCAAAGTTGAGTTTACAACCTATTACATTTCACCCCAATAGCGCCTACTCTTCGGTTTATCCGAGGCTTATGCGAACAGTGTTGTCCTTAATTGTTCAAGAGAATTCACTTCATAATGAGGTTGGATACCCTCTGGTACTGGCGCACCTTGAGTGTTCAGCCAGCAAGTTTCAATACCGAAGTTCATCCCACCGAGAACGTCAGAGTGTGGATTATCGCCAACCATAAGAATTCTAGTTTTACACGGTAGCCCCATCAATTGATGAGCATGGTCAAAAATCCCGAGATCAGGTTTTGCTACCCCCACTTCCTCAGAGATAACCACGTGTTCAAAGTAGTCACTAAGCCCAGTGCGCTCAAGACGAATCGCTTGCAGTTCAGTAAAGCCATTGGTAATGATACCCAGTTTTGCATGGCCTGAAAGTGCATCGAGCAGCTCTTTTGCACCCGGCAACAGAGTACAAATATCCGCCATCGCTTCTAGAAACGCAGAATTTAGCTCAAAAGGTGTGATGCCAAGTTTCGCAGCCCAGCCTTCAAAACGAATGGTCTTAAGATCATCAGCGGTGATTTTTCCATCTTGATAGTCCACCCATAACGGCTTATTGACCAATTGATACGCGTCATAGTCTTCTCGCGTGAAATTAACGCCAAAACGCTCAAACATCAGCCTCATGCCACCAAATGAATCAAAGTGGAACAGCGTCTCGTCCGCGTCAAATAGAACCCAATCGTACTTCATTATTATTGTATCCCTAGTGATGAACCGCGGAATTATACCCCCTCAAATGGCGAATAGGTACTCAGAGGGAACGTTGATTTTTAAATATGCATTTCATGCATACATTACTTCACTAAATGTCATTTGAGTCATACCCGGTAGATCATTACACTGCGCGCTCTTTTTTAACGCCACTTTTGCGCATCAACGCGAATTGAGTTTATGTCCTCACAATCCATTTTTGCTCAGCTAATACGAATGTTGCTGCTTCTTGCCGTGGCATTGATGGCGGTGCACCACTCACCCACCTTGCTCGACCTTTTGGCCAAGCAAGCCATTAACAGTGGGTGTCACCAACAAAACCCATCTGATCCTATGGATCACTCACACCACCATCATCACTAGAGTGTTATTACAATGAGTATTTTCCGCTTTCCAGCCCTAGTTTGGCTGGGTATTGGCATCCTGATCGTCAGCTTGGGCATTCGCCAGTCATTTGGCATTTTTATGATGCCAATTTCCGATCATTTCCAGACAGGACGTGAATTCTTTAGCTTCGCCATTGCGCTGCAAAACTTACTGTTTGGTATGTTCCAACCCTTTGTTGGAATGGCTGCGGATAAATGGGGCTCAAAACGCATCATTTTGATGGGCTCTATCGCCTATGCTGTGGGCTTGTATTTGACCTCTGTTACTACAGAAGCCTCTGTGCTTTATTTCTCACTCGGCGCATTAGTTGGCTTGGGTCTTAGCGCAACGAGTTATGTGATTGTTCTCGGTGCTGTTGCTAAAGTAGTACCTGCGGAACACGCTGCTAAAGCATTTGGCCTAACTACCGCTGCTGGCTCGTTCGGTATGTTCGCGATGATCCCTGGCGCCCAATTGATGCTACAAGATATGGGCTGGCAAGGCGCACTGCAAGGTTTTGCTGTGCTTTGTACCATGATGATTGCTTTTTCACTATTTATGAAATCAGCACGCCCAAGTAATAGTGCCAATGGTACAGCTGAGCAAAACGAGCTAACACTGAAGCAAGCCCTTAAAGAAGCTTTCAATCATAAAGGTTACTGGCTTATCCATGCTGGTTTCTTCGTTTGTGGCTTCCACGTGATGTTTATCGCGACGCACTTACCAAGCTACTTAGCCGATAAAGATCTTCCTGCTAGTAGTGCAGCACTGGCGCTTGCTTACGTGGGTATCTTCAATATCTTTGGTTCGTACTTCTGGGGTTTGATGGGCGATAAGTTCAGTAAACGCCATGTGATGTCGATGCTGTACTTATTTAGAACGGTTGTAATTGCTGCGTTTGTGACGATGCCAGTCACAGAGCACACTGCCGCGCTATTTGGTGGTGCCATCGGTTTTTGTTGGTTAGGTACAGTACCGCTAACCTCTGGCCTCGTTCGTCAGATCTTCGGCGCGCGTTACCTATCAACCTTGTACGGGTTGGTGTTCTTCACTCACCAAGTAGGCAGTTTCCTTGGTGCTTGGGCTGGCGGTAGGATCTACGATTACTACGGCTCTTACGAGCCTATCTGGTGGTCAACGGTTGTTCTGGCTTTTGCAGCCGCGCTGATTCATTTGCCAATCAATGATAAGCCGCTGCGCCCAACTGCAACGGCAACCGCCTAGTTACCGCAACCTAATCTCGCTAAGCCAACGTTTATTCGTTGGCTTTTTTCTATTTTTAAAAGGTCAGTGTGACTTCAATCGCTAACTTCAATAGTTGCGACTTTTCTCCTATGGTAAGAGAAGGAAAAGTTTCCTAGGATTAGAGCATTCACTCATACTTGGAATTACATTGTGGAAATTGATCAACAAAGTCCCGTAGAAGACTCGCAACTCGTCAAATGGCTAACGAATAAACTTGGTGACCTTTCCCCCGCAGCAAATGCAGGCGCAGAGGCGCTAGACCGCAGTGATATCTTTGAGCTGAGTAAGGTAATTTCTGACTTCTTTGCCCAGGAACATGTCGCGCACAACGACAAGAACTACGCCATTGTTTACGGATTGATTACTGGCTATCGCGCCGATCAGGCTGTATCTCATCAAGAGATGCTGGATTACCTCACCAGTTGCGTGTTTCTATTCCAAAACTAATTCGCGACTGCAAACAACACGTCTACGACTAACGTCAAACCTTAAACGAGGTTTGACGTTTTTGTTTGTTTTTTTCAGCAGCGCAGCGATCAACAAGCTCACTTTGTACAGACGAAAAAAAGCCCTTCACATGGAAGGGCAATAGTACCATCGCTTATAGTTATAGTGATATGCCAGTAAATTCTGTCATTTGCTAATGCTGTGATTCAAAACGAATCGTGCGAAACATGGAAATTGTGTTCAAACGATTACAAGCGTTACGCTGCCATTAACCAAAGTCACCGTTTACGTAACCTTGAGTGCGGTCATCACTTGGATTAGAGAAAATAACCTGAGTTTCGTTGTGCTCAACCAGTTCACCCATTAGGAAGAACGCAGTGCGGTCTGAAATACGACGCGCTTGCTGCATTGAGTGAGTAACGATAACGATGGTGTAGTCTTTTTTAAGCTCTTCCATCAACTCTTCAATTTTGTGTGTCGCGATTGGATCAAGTGCCGACGTTGGCTCATCCATCAGGATAACGTCAGGCTGCATGGCAATCGTACGAGCGATACATAGACGCTGCTGCTGACCACCAGACAGACCAAACGCATGCGACTTAAGACGGTCTTTTACTTCGTCCCAAAGCGCTGCACCGCGAAGCGAGCTTTCAACCACTTCGTCAATGTGCTTCTTGTCTTTGATGCCTTGTGCACGCAGACCATAAGCCACGTTCTCATAGATGCTCATTGGGAATGGGTTTGGCTTTTGGAATACCATACCTACTTTGATACGTAGGTCAGCAACATCGATGTTGCCGTAGATGTCAGTACCATCCATTTCTAGAAGGCCTGTGATCTTAACGCCTTCAATAAGGTCGTTCATGCGGTTCAAACAGCGTAGCAGCGTCGATTTACCACAACCTGATGGACCGATTAGTGCCGTCACTTGGCGAGTCGGGATCGGTAGGTTGATCGATTTCAGTGCTTGGTTGTCACCGTAGAAAAGGTCTAGATTTTCAATGTTAAACTTGTTCATGTCTTTATTCTCTAAATTCTTTGTCGTGTAAATTCGAGTTTTCATTGATGGCTTAGCTCTTTATGTTCTGGCCTCACCATCCACCGAATTGTTCTCAATTAGTACGTTGCTGTGTTAAAGCGGCTAGCGATAAACTTCGTTAGCGTGTTGATAAGTAGGACGACCACAATCAGTACGGTCGCTGTGCCGTATGCTTGGTTCCACTCGTCAATCGTAAACAGTTCCGTTGTGAGTTTGTACAGGTGAACCGTTAGGGTACGACCTGAATCTAACAGTGAGTCTGGGACACGTGCCACCATACCTGCTGTTAGGAATACCGGTGCAGATTCACCGATTACACGACCAATACTTAGAATGACCGAAGTAAGAATACCTGGAGTTGCACTTGGCAAGATAAGACGCCAAATGGTGTAGATTTTCGATGCGCCCAAACCGTAAGAACCTTCACGGTAAGTTTGCGGTACCGCCATCAACGCTTCTTCTGTGGTACGAATAATAACCGGCAGAATCAGGATACTCAGCGTAAGTGCACCCGATAGAATCGAGAAGCCAAAGCCCAAGATAACCACGAAGAACGTCATACCGAACAGACCGAAGATGATTGACGGAATACCTGCCAACGACTCAGTACAGAAACGAATAACCTTAACCAACTTGCTGCCTACTTTCGCATACTCGGTCAAGTAAATAGCCGTCATAATGCCCAGTGGCGCGGCTACTGCAATCGACGCGAAAACCATGTAAATGGTTGAGATGATCATCGGGAAGATGCCCTTCTCTTTGCCTGTTGCTGTGTAGTTGTCAGTAATAAAGTTCCAATCCACGTGCTGAAGACCGTTAGAAAGGATGTACCAAATAATCCAGAACAAAAAGCCAACGGTCAGCACTGCTGCTGCCCACACAAAGGCATTTAGAATCGCGTCTTTTTGGTCACGCGCTTTCTTTAGTTTTACTGTATCCATAATAATTACTTCGCTTTCTCACGGTTCAAGTAAAGTAGAGCTGAGTTGAGCATCATGATAAACACCAGAAGCACAACACCAGTCGCGTAGAGCGCGTTTGCGTGAACGCCACTTGCGTAAGACATTTCGATCGCGATGTTCGCGGTAAGAGTACGTGCTGACTCCAAAATGCTACCTGGCATCGCTGGCGCGTTACCCATTACCATAATGATGGCCATGGTTTCACCTAGCGCACGACCGATACCCAGAATGACGCCAGTCATAATGCCTGAACGAGCCGCCGGAACGAGAAGTTTGAAAATGGTGTAAATCTTTGACGCACCAAGAGCCAATGAGCCCTCTTTGTACGTGCGAGGCACCGCGCGAATCGACGTTTCAGATACCGTAATGACCGTCGGCAGGATCATCACGCCGAGTACAATGATACCGGCAAGAATCGTGTTACCTGCAGGAACATTAAAGATTTGCTGAATAAGCGGTACGATAATAATCAGACCGAAGAAGCCGTAAACGACCGACGGGATACCCGCAAGCAGCTCAACCGCTGGACGGATAATGTCAGCTAGACGTTTTGGCGCAATCTCCGCGATGAAGATAGCCGTTAGAACACCAATGGGTACACCAACCACTACCGCACCAAGCGTTGACACAACCGATGCGACAATCATGGTGGCAACACCATAAAGCGCTGGTGGTAGCCAGTGCTGACCAAGTACGATTCCAGAAACACCCGCTTCTTGGAATGCAGGAATACTTTCTTTAACGATGAAGTAAGCAATAACAGCAAGGGAAAGGATGCCGACTACTGCACTGGTTAGGAAAAGTCCGTGGAAGATTCTCTCTTTCCAATCCACTCGTTTTTGGGTTTTTAGGCCGCGAGTGACAGACTGAGTCGCTTCATTGTTCATAAGCTTCTCACTATTTGTTGCGATGGTCATAATTCTGCTTCTATGTTTGTATTACTTCGATAGACGCGCAAAAGGCTCAGCCCTAAAAGGCGGGCTGAGCAACTTAAATATTTTACTGGGTGACTTAGTTTACAGTGATGTAACCTTTCTTAGCAGATAGTGCTTGAGCTTCGTCAGCAACCATCCAGTCTAGGAACTGTTGAGTTTCAGCTGAAGGTGCGCCATCTTTGTAAAGAACAAGGAATGGACGAGCAACTTTGTAAGAACCGTTTTTCACGTTGTCTACTGTTGCTGCAGCGCCGTCAATTTTTAGAGGCTGAACTGTGTTGTCTACTGTACCTAGAGAGATGTAGCCGATAGCGTATGGGTTACTTGCTACAGATACTTTCAGTGCACCGTTACCGTTAGCAACTTG belongs to Vibrio sp. 10N and includes:
- a CDS encoding c-type cytochrome; this translates as MSSFWTLWAAIGTVVFFVLMVAVIIKYWRTNHQADKDAVLDTFDGIEEKDAPPPTILFVAYFAAFVISIGYLILYPGLSGWAGLLNYDQADDKLSAPTTTLDAQLQQAQDQSLIALAGNKEIVSSGRMLFQTHCAACHRDNAQGAKHFPNLIDNEWLYGGSDEAIIHSIELGRNGAMPGWVDVLRPDEISKISYYLASLNQRHTDVPDVKVELGKALFVETCSSCHGDGRLVNTETGVPDLSDNIWLHGGSIDEIQHTIRRGLNNVMPAFGEQLSQNEILAIGAYITAARVQNDDRLAALDEQAVQRGEYLAHAGDCVACHSAEGGEPFAGGLPFVTPFGTIFSTNITPHVTEGIGSYDYEDFRAALVDGKGRHGYLYPAMPFTSYQHVTEQDLQDMWAYMQSIAAVPRRNDANQMMFPSNIRLGLLAWDIVFADRKPMDYELPAELQGIVEDVDKWQRGKYWVAGLGHCSECHTPRNIAQALDNKRIFQGNLIDGWHAPDITADELFIDGWDLTSLTDFLHTGHSDKGSAFAGMADVIKNSLSLMTREDIESMSYYLLAGDTHNLISETAVRLEPKGFDEASYEQDIYAVYNQTCGACHGADGKGRDPIAPTLLNNGIIMHSDPFNTIAVTIRGLQPTYLDKDRNFMPMASFEDVLSDKKLAELISFVRLNLGAREAPVTEEDVRQVREMLEKAGYSGGLHVTPEMYDQRDGSINVN
- a CDS encoding cbb3-type cytochrome c oxidase subunit II produces the protein MNADFTKSLVILIVSTAVVASFSILVWVLPNLLRTPELAQQSRAKPLTAIEVAGRDIYISEGCHVCHTQMVRPLEPEVKRNGRANQESDDIYEFPNLWGSKRTGPDLTNLGRKYSDQWHTIHLIDPRRVVPTSIMPAYPWLFEQVLSGDSIAGKMQTLRTLGVPYSDDQIANARLEVRGKTKGEALIRYLQSLGVDTAEENVQ
- the ccoN gene encoding cytochrome-c oxidase, cbb3-type subunit I; protein product: MDITANHYDTKVVRYFILASLIWAIAGMVIGVILAAQLYWPVLNFDSQYFQFGRLRPLHTSGVIYGFVVNILMGTSLYIVQRTCQCALFNKSLSWMVFWGWQLVLLLALISLPLGYTTSKEYAELEWPIDILIVLVWVLYGVLFFGTIAKRKVAHIFVANWFFAAFIIVIAMIFVINNLAMPASLMKSYSVYAGAQDAIVQWWWGHNAVGFLLTAGVIGMNYYFIPKVAERPIYSYRLSIIHFWGLVGFYTWAGTHHLIYSSVPMWVQNIGIVMSLILWLPSWAGAFNSAMTLLQNKQKLKTDYIMLFFFSAILYYCLATFEGPLLAIRWFNMIAHNSEWVIGHVHSGALGWVGMSGIAVFYYFIPKLWGRGELWSPRLLKWHFWLAHAGVALYAIALWVAGIGEGVMWLAQGDNGELQYSFVEAMNFKAPWLFLRFFGGALFVVGLLLMAVNLYQTVRMPLTRRVSREGGVA
- a CDS encoding c-type cytochrome; the protein is MGKFTSRVSLVLVTGTLFFSITTHADERFQIGMEKAKICATCHGDNGISSIESYPNLQGQKMGYLMTALRSYQTRERSGGLAVLMQQQADALSDQDIADIAYYYSKLGSDANKQ
- a CDS encoding sensor domain-containing protein, whose amino-acid sequence is MSLKTLPTLQQFIDALDDHIWVKDANGRYVAVNEASEAAWHHTRAHIYGKTDEQLFSVERAEYFKHIDEKVIAKGGQQTVEECAALDKYGNEVWLETVKSPIKDEAGGVVGIIGMTRNATRRKQMEARLSLTSEIFNNFQEGMMITDHKANIMDVNHAFTSVTGYDEAEVIGRNPSFLQSGQHDADFYAELWRQLQTHGQWKGEFINRKKNGSVYPQLATISAITDDCGVLLHYICVFEDISLRKAHEEKLRRMAFFDPLTNLPNRVHLTHLLEQSIALGEKGNKPFATLFLDLDHFKHINDSKGHLFGDKLLAQVAERLLAIQAGNANIGRIGGDEFVIILSDYSGEAALLDIIDQTLGVFNTPFKFEHDEHLRVSGSIGVARFPHDGSDSETLLKNADTAMYLAKKNGRSGYAFYSPHLTDRSVQHVRIQSALHDAVDKEQLSLAYQPQYRLEDNALVGVEALLRWEHPELGFIPPSLFIPIAEKTGLIQRIGHWVLKAACQQGKQWLDQGIEFGKLAVNVSALQLQRAEFVAQLADITQQTGFPLQQLEIEITESFLLHNQKHAINTLNQLRELGVDVSLDDFGTGYSSLSYLKGLPINKLKIDRSFVNDVPEQSDSNALVLAIIAMGKALDLRVVAEGIETEQQVDFLTLHGCQFGQGFAFAKPLTASDFALRFTHSTCL
- the yjjG gene encoding pyrimidine 5'-nucleotidase → MKYDWVLFDADETLFHFDSFGGMRLMFERFGVNFTREDYDAYQLVNKPLWVDYQDGKITADDLKTIRFEGWAAKLGITPFELNSAFLEAMADICTLLPGAKELLDALSGHAKLGIITNGFTELQAIRLERTGLSDYFEHVVISEEVGVAKPDLGIFDHAHQLMGLPCKTRILMVGDNPHSDVLGGMNFGIETCWLNTQGAPVPEGIQPHYEVNSLEQLRTTLFA
- a CDS encoding MFS transporter, coding for MSIFRFPALVWLGIGILIVSLGIRQSFGIFMMPISDHFQTGREFFSFAIALQNLLFGMFQPFVGMAADKWGSKRIILMGSIAYAVGLYLTSVTTEASVLYFSLGALVGLGLSATSYVIVLGAVAKVVPAEHAAKAFGLTTAAGSFGMFAMIPGAQLMLQDMGWQGALQGFAVLCTMMIAFSLFMKSARPSNSANGTAEQNELTLKQALKEAFNHKGYWLIHAGFFVCGFHVMFIATHLPSYLADKDLPASSAALALAYVGIFNIFGSYFWGLMGDKFSKRHVMSMLYLFRTVVIAAFVTMPVTEHTAALFGGAIGFCWLGTVPLTSGLVRQIFGARYLSTLYGLVFFTHQVGSFLGAWAGGRIYDYYGSYEPIWWSTVVLAFAAALIHLPINDKPLRPTATATA